A single genomic interval of Zingiber officinale cultivar Zhangliang chromosome 4A, Zo_v1.1, whole genome shotgun sequence harbors:
- the LOC121973664 gene encoding triacylglycerol lipase 2-like, with translation MYMASHTTCSALPLLLLLYLFLIAPPQVLVGARSLNGRGWQSGGATNDSLCELAVIPQGYKCQEYKVQTEDGYILGLQRIPQGRDSDREGQKRQPVLLQHGILVDGMSWALNSPEESLAFILADNGFDVWIANTRGTTWSPTHISLNITDQAFWSFSWDELASYDLPAILDFVYQQTGQKVDYVGHSLGTLIALSSLSQGKLVDKMKSAALLSPIAYLSHITTRLGKLAARVFVADVIKWLGVSEFNLKSKISSDFLNKLCDYPGVDCFDLVAAISGNNCCLNHTAVEYYLKYEPQPTSIKNLIHLAQMVRDGVITKYDYGSKTANMKHYNQVNPPPYDMSNIPKDFPLFLSYGGRDELSDVEDVLQLLDDLKLHDVDKLTVQYVEEYAHLDFVLGINAKAIVYGSIISFFNTH, from the exons ATGTACATGGCTTCACACACCACTTGTTCTGctctccccctcctcctcctcctctatcttttCCTTATTGCCCCACCACAAGTGCTAGTTGGAGCGCGGAGCTTAAACGGAAGGGGTTGGCAGTCTGGAGGGGCGACAAACGATAGCCTATGCGAGTTGGCAGTGATTCCTCAGGGTTACAAGTGCCAAGAGTACAAG GTTCAAACTGAAGATGGATACATTCTTGGCTTACAAAGAATTCCACAAGGACGTGACAGCGATCGAGAAGGCCAGAAAAGGCAGCCAGTGCTATTGCAGCATGGAATTCTCgtg GATGGGATGAGCTGGGCGCTGAATTCACCAGAGGAGTCACTAGCCTTCATCTTGGCAGACAATGGATTTGATGTGTGGATAGCAAACACAAGAGGAACAACGTGGAGCCCTACTCACATTTCTCTCAACATAACTGATCAG GCATTTTGGTCTTTTTCTTGGGATGAACTGGCCTCTTATGATCTCCCTGCCATCTTGGACTTTGTCTACCAACAAACCGGCCAGAAGGTGGATTATGTTGGCCATTCTCTG GGCACTTTGATAGCTTTGTCATCTTTGTCTCAAGGGAAGCTTGTAGACAAGATGAAATCAGCAGCTCTTCTCAGTCCAATTGCTTACTTGTCTCACATCACTACTCGACTGGGAAAGCTTGCAGCCAGAGTATTTGTTGCAGAT gttATTAAATGGCTCGGGGTATCAGAATTTAATCTCAAATC GAAGATTTCATCAGATTTCCTTAATAAATTGTGCGATTATCCAGGTGTGGATTGCTTTGATTTAGTGGCAGCGATTTCAG GGAACAATTGCTGCCTCAATCACACCGCCGTGGAATACTATTTGAAGTATGAACCGCAACCAACATCGATAAAGAATTTAATTCATTTAGCTCAAA TGGTGAGAGATGGAGTGATAACGAAATACGATTACGGAAGCAAGACGGCTAACATGAAGCACTACAACCAAGTGAATCCCCCGCCCTATGACATGTCGAACATTCCAAAGGATTTTCCTTTGTTTCTTAGCTATGGCGGCCGGGATGAGCTCTCCGATGTCGAAGATGTTTTACAACTCTTAGATGACCTCAAGTTGCATGACGTGGATAAGCTAACAGTTCAGTATGTGGAAGAGTATGCCCATCTTGATTTTGTATTAGGGATTAATGCTAAAGCTATTGTTTATGGTTCAATAATCTCATTCTTTAATACACATTAA